The DNA segment TCAGCTTGGATCTCGTTAGATTGCTTTAACCATTCTTTAAGCTTGTCTTCAAGTGTGTTGAAGCCTTGTTGCTTTTGTTGCTGTTGTTGTGGCTTACGAGATCCGCCACCAAAGTTACCGCCACCGCCGCTTGGACGTGGTTTGCTCGCTGGACGAGCTGGTGCTTCTTGTGTCGCACGGATTGATAAAGAAATTTTTCCAGAGTTCTCATCAACAGAGATAACTTTAACTTTCACTTCATCTCCAACTGTAAGAACATCATTGATGTCCTTAACAAAACCGTGAGCCACCTCCGAAATGTGTACTAATCCTTGTTTTTGCTCGTCAATTGCAACGAAAGCACCAAAAGGCTTAATACCTGTGATTTTTCCTTCGATGATACTTCCTACTTCATAATTAGCCATGCACATACATCTCCCAACTATTTTTTAACCTTTTGATTTTAACATAGGTTTTGAATTTATGCAAAAAACGATTCAATAAGCTCCAATTGAATATTCGCCTTTTTCATCGTATAAACGCAACGGTTCGTCGTTAAACCTTTAAATCCTTCTCCAGTCGACCTTTTCTTAGAAAAACTTTCTCTGGAGTAAGCTTCAAATCGCGCTCTAGCTGTCCAATTTTATAGCCTTGATGTTTCTCAAGTAATGTAATGACCTGACCAGCTTTACCCACTCGACCTGTTCTTCCTGCTCTGTGCAAATATGAATCTGCCTCAGCCGGTGCATCTAATTGAATGATATGTGTAACATCTTCTACATCAAGCCCACGTGCAGCTAGATCAGTTGCCACTAAAATGTGCAGATCACCTTGCCTAAATTCCCTTAACACATTCTCTCGCTCTTGTTTTGTATGGTCTGAAGACAATGCTGCCGCTTTGATTCCTCTGTACTTTAGCTTCTCTGTTGTTTCTGCCAAACGTTCTAATTGGTTCACAAAAACAATTCCTTTTTCAATCTCTTCTGCATGAACCAATTTGCGAACTGTATCAATTTTGTCCCTGGCTTCACATTCAAGATACATATGAGTCACATTCTCATTATTCACAAGTTCACCTGAAGCTTCGATCTGAACTGTAAACGGGGCAAATAAAGCTGTTTTCTCTGTAAGATTCTCTGGTATCGTCGCTGACACAAATAAAAACTGCTTATCTCGTCCGATACGTTTAGAGATTTCAGATACCGCGTCCCACGAGGACTTCTCAGCAAGCATACGATCCGCTTCGTCTACCGTAACAGTTGCTACATCGTTTACTTTCAGCTTTTTCATTTGCATAAGCTCAAGCAAACGACCAGGAGTACCTACTACTAAATGCGGTTTTTGTTTTTTTAGCTTTTCGATTTGACGGTTCACGTTCGCTCCGCCAATAAAAGCGCCTATATCAAACGGCTCGTCCCCTATAAGCTGCTTTGCTACCCCAACAATTTGCATAGCAAGTTCTTGAGTAGGTGCGAGAATAATACCCTGGATCGCCTTTTTTGATGGGTCGAGCTTACTTAAAATAGGCAGGAGATAGGCCATTGTTTTGCCCGTGCCCGTCTGTGAGCGAGCAATCAAACTTTGACCATCCATGGCCTCAGGAATCATTTTCTCCTGAATATCTGTAGGTTCAGTGATGTTCATGTCCTTTAATGACTGTTGCAAAAAATCAGGCAAATCCTGAAAGGTAAAACGTGTACTCATTTTCGTTGCCACACTTTCGTTTATCTATTTTTTCGTTTCAATTCGTTGTAAGTTTAAAGCCTCTTCGCCTGATACTAATCCTAATTGATCAATAAAGGTTTGTCCAAATGAACCATAGCCATCTTCACTAGCTCTATCAAACGCTTTCTCTGCAGCCACACCATAATAAGAAACAGCATGTGCACAAGCTTTTGTATAGTCAGATTTGTCTGCCGTTGCAGCAAAAGCAGCTACTACTCCGCCAAGTAAGCATCCGGTCCCAACTACCTTGGTTAACCATTGATGGCCATTTGAGACCATGAATGTTTCTGTTCCGTCCGTAATAACGTCCACTTCTCCTGTTAACACGGCTATACATGAGAAAGAGGTTGCGACTTGTTTAGCAATCGCTTCCTTATCACCATCTGACGAACCATCGACACCTTTCACTACACCTTCCGCCCCAACAAGAGCCGAAAGCTCTCCAGCATTTCCTCTGACTATTGTCACATCAACTTCTGTTAAGATTCGTTGACAAATTTCTGTGCGATAGGGTGTTGCACCTGCTCCCACTGGATCAAGAACTACAGGCTTCCCAGCTTGATTCGCTGCTTTCCCTGCTATGATCATCGCATCGATTAGTTCGTTTGACGGTGTACCGATATTCAATAATAAAGCTCCGGCCACCCGCGCCATATCTCCTACTTCTTCCTTCGCATACGCCATAACAGGAGATGCACCTAAAGCGAGAAGCCCATTTGCTGTATATGTTGTCACAACCATATTGGTCATGCAATGAATCAGTGGATTATCTTGTTTCACTTTTTGAAGCATATTTAATCAACTCCCTACTTCTATCGTATCCGTTTCTACACATGAAGAAACCACTTATTGGCTCAGCCAATAAGCAGCTTCATACGTCTTATGCATATTTTGTTAAAAAACGACCCATTCTAGTCATTGCTTCTTGTAACTGCTCCATAGATGTAGCATAAGAGCATCGGATATATCCTTCTCCACCTTCACCAAATACATGGCCAGGCACAACGGCTACCCGTTCTTCAAGAAGCAGCTTCTCTGCAAACTCTTCTGAAGTGAATCCTGTATTCTGAATAGAAGGGAACGCATAAAATGCGCCTCCTGGCGAATGACAAGACAGACCAATTTCAGCGAATGTCTTCACTAGATAGTTTCTTCTTTGGCGATAAGAATTACGCATTTGTTCTACATCTTCCATCCCATTTTCCAGCGCTTCAATGGCTCCATATTGAGCCATTGTTGGTGCACACATTAATGTATACTGATGAATTTTAAGCATTGCAGCAAGAATATCCGGCGGTGCCATAACAAACCCTAATCTCCATCCAGTCATCGCAAATGATTTTGAAAAACCAGAAATCAAAATGGTTCGGTCCTTCATCCCATCGAGCTCTGCAATACTTACGTGTGGTTCATCATAAGATAGCTCGGCATAGATCTCATCAGAAAAGACGAGTAGGTTATGCTCCTCACAAAGCTTCGCGATTTGCTTTAAGTCTTCTCGACCTATTGTTGAGCCAGTTGGATTGTTCGGAAAACAAATCATTAAAGCCTTTGTTCTCGGTGTGATTGCTTGTTTGATTTGCTCAGGTGTCACTTTAAACTGATCTTCAATGCCTGTCCTGATAGGAACAGGGACACCACCAGCCATAGACACAAGTGAACGATAAGAAACAAAGGTAGGTTCAACAATAATGACCTCATCACCAGGATTTAAAATCGCACGCATACCAATATCAATGGCTTCACTAGCTCCTACTGTCACCAACACTTCGGTATCTGGGTCGTAGGAAACAGAGAAACGTGTTTCCATATAATCACAAATAGCACGGCGCAGCTTAGGAACGCCAGCATTTGCAGAATAAGACGTGAATCCTCTTTCAAGTGATGAGATGCTCGCTTCTCGTATTTTCCACGGTGTGGTAAAGTCAGGTTCACCTACACCAAGAGAAACCACGTTCTCCATTGTTGATGCTAAGTCAAAGAAACGACGAATGCCTGACGGTGGAATTTCCTGTACTCGATCTGATAACCTAGAAGTTCGGTTTAAGCTGATTGGACTCATGGAGACACCACCATACGGCGATCTTGATCAGGTTCAGCAAATACAACTCCATCATGCTTATACTTTTTCAATTGGAAATGTGTTGTTGTGGAAATGACTGAATCGATTGTTGAAAGCTTCTCTGAAACAAAACGAGCACTTTCAGACATCGTTTTGCTTTCAATGACAACTGACAAGTCATACGCGCCAGACATCAAATACAATGCCTGAACTTCTGGGAAGCGGTAAATTCGTTCAGCTACTTCATCAAAACCAACCCCACGTTTTGGTGTGACTTTCACATCTATAACGGCTGTTACACCTTCTTGGTTGCGGACTTTAGTCCAGTCAATAACAGCTGAATAACTAAGAATAATTCGTTCCTTTTCCAGTTGAAGGAGATATTGCTTTACTTCTTCTTCTGTGGCCTCTACCATCTTAGCTAAGATTGGTATTTCTACTCGGCCATTTGATTCGATAATTTGAAGGATTTCAATTGCTTTTTGATCCATTATGATGTCCCCTTCCCACCCAAGGATGTAATCTCTATATTTCGTCTATCATAACATAGTGGACACATTTGCCGAACATTCTTTTTTACCATTCTTTTCGTTCTTTTATCACAATGGAGGTGTTACCCATCGAGAAGACATCTAAGTCTAAAAATAAAACAGCACTAGTCATTATTGATATGATTAACGCAATGGATTTTGAAGATGCAGATCAATTGTATGAACACGCGCTCCCTTGCGCAAAACAGATTGCAGATTTAAAAAGAAGAACAAAAGATGCAGGGATTCCCACAATTTATGTGAATGATAATTATGGAAGATGGCAATCCGACTTTAAAGAAATTGTAGGGTTTATTATAGATGAGGATAAAAAAGGAAGGCCCATCACTGAACTACTCAAACCTGCTGATGAAGATTATTTTGTACTGAAGCCTAAATTCTCAGGTTTCTTTGCGACTCCACTTCATTTACTACTTGAGCATCTTATGGTGGAGACAGTGATTTTAACAGGGGTTGCCGGAAATATGTGCGTGCATTTCACAGCGAATGATGCATACATGCGTGACTACAAGATCTATGTTCCTGAGGATTGCACAGCCTCTAACACAACATCTGCTAACGAAGAAGCCATGCATCTAATCCGAGATGTACTTAAAAGCAGCATTACCCCGTCCTCGCGTCTAACGTTTAAAGGAAATACTACAGACGACATTGTTGAAGAGGATGAATCATAAAACACAAAAAACAGGAATATAAGAACGAATCCGCTATAGGAGAAGCCCTCCGCTCGTTTTATTAAAAATACAAATGGCGAATGATTCAATAGTTGAATCATTCGCCATTTTCTTATTGATTTTAGTTATGTCCTGGTCTCTTTTTTAATAAATCTCCCGTAACGTGGCTTTATCTTGACTCAACCAATACTTCATTAATTTTTTCGCACCTACCAGATCATGCAGCTTCGCTTGGCCACATTGCTTTTCCGTTGCAGCTGGCACTTCATCAATCTCGATTGAATACTTCATTGTCTCTTCTAACACATCAATAATGTCATCAACTGTCGGAGTTCCGTGCATAATAAGGTAAAAGCCTGTTTGGCAACCCATTGGTGATAAATCGACTACATCAAAATGGTTATGTGGTTCAGCAAAACGACGAATGTTTAAAGCAAGCAAATGCTCCATTGTATGGATCACGTCTGGCTTCATTGCTCCTTTATTCGGCTGTATAAAACGAATGTCAAACTTCCGAACCTCTCCGTCTGATCCAACCTTAATCGTTCCGCATGGACGTACGAAAGGGGCGCTTACGATGGTATGGTCTAATTCAAAGCTTTCTACTGTTGGCAAGCTACTCACTCCTTTAGCATTATTTGATCAGTATATCTGGAATCCACTTGAATGTCACTTGCCTTGTTTAAGGAAGTTCTGCTCTTTTACTGGAATAGAATTCTTTTCTGCAAAGTCTTGAATGTCTTCTATGTATGTAACTGGTTTAAACCGATGAAGCTTTAATCGTATGCTGTTTGTTATTTGGACTAATACAATCGTTTGGCGTTCATTTTTGATAAGAAGGATTTGTTTAATTGAAGCGGCCTGCACCTTCCTTTGAAACAGTTTTAAGCCAAGCACATAACACGAAAAGATAAGCCATTCTTCTTCAATTTTTAGTGTGTATGAAGAAAACAGCACCAAAACAAATACTACAGCTAGGATAAGAAATACAATTCGGAGTGCAGTATCTTGATAGAATGCATAGGTTAACGATAAGAGTAAGAGGACAATCCATAAGAATTTTGGTTCCTTGGCTTTGTAAAGCATAATACCCCTTCCTTTCTAAATGATTTTCCGCTTTTTATTATACAGGAGTTTAGACTAAGAGAAAGAAGGGGATTTAATTCAAAGAATTCATCTAAACTTTAATCATTGAGGATGATGTATATGCGCAAAAGAGAAAAGACATTTTCAAAGCAGCTTATCACTAAGCTAAAGACCGACCCTATCCCGGATTGGTCGGCAACACTTGCCTATTACTTTATGCTATCTATTTTTCCACTGATCATTTTTCTGCTGGCTATTATTCCATTCTTTAATTTAGATTCAAATGTTATTGAAGGGTTTATCGGCGATTATTTGCCTGAGGAGATTGGTTCATTATTCTCAGAAACCATTATTGAAACGGTAAACGAGCCATCTGGTGGCTTATTATCATTTGGTATCCTAGCAACCATCTGGTCTGCCTCAAATGGATTAAATGCCTTAATCCGTGCGATCAACCGCTCGTATGATTTAGAAGAAACACGTAACTTTGTGAAGATGCGCCTTTTATCCATCCTTTTAACGATCGGAATGATTGTGACCATTGTGATTACACTAATCATGCCTGTGTTTGGTAATGTCATTATCAACTTCTTAGAAACGTATTTAGCGATGCCAAACTCAACGGCTAGTTTGTTAAATTTCTTACGTTACCCAATAGGGATCATCTTCATGATTTTACTTGTTACTTTAATCTATTGGATTGCTCCAAATGTGCGTTTGAAAGTAAAAGATGTATTGATTGGAGCTATTGTTGCCACAATTGGTTGGCAGCTTGTCTCGTTTTTCTTCTCATTGTATATCAGTAACTTCGCCAATTACTCTGCCACATATGGCAGTCTTGGTGGTGTGATTATCCTGATGCTTTGGTTCTTCATCACAGGCATTATGCTCGTTCTGGGTGGCCAAATCAACGCCGTCATTTATCAACGAAAACGATTTGTGTAAGATTTTTTTAAGATGATGTATAGGACGCGCTTAATTAGGTAACGATGGTAGCAGGTCTTAACCTAGACAAAAGGAGTTGTCCATACATGAACAAATCAGAACTTATTCAAGCTGTAGCTGAACGTTCGGAGCTAACAAAGAAGGATGCAGGCTCAGCTATACAAGCGGCTTTTGACATTATTTCTGAAACACTTGAAAAAGGAGAAACCGTCCAATTAATTGGTTTCGGAAACTTTGAAGTAAGAGAACGTGCTGCACGTAAAGGACGTAATCCGCAAACGGGTGAAGAAATTAGCATTGCCGCAACAAAAACTCCAGCATTTAAAGCAGGAAAACAATTAAAAGATGCAGTGAAGTAAGTCATGTAAAAACAAAAAGGCCAATGGACTCCATGTCCATTGGCCTTTTGTCTGTTATGAGTGAGAAACAACTAGACGTGTTAACGTACGAGCCATTGCCCCTGTTGCCCCGGCTGGTCCGTTCGCTGTTGCTTTGTCCTGCCATGCAGTACCTGCAATATCTAAATGAACCCATGGTGTATTCTCAACAAATTCACCGATGAATAATCCTGCAGTGATACTTCCGCCTGCACGTCCTGGCGCGTTATTTAAGTCTGCCACGTTACTGGTTGCTAGCATCTTCTTATATGGCTTATGGTTAGGTAATTGCCAGATCCACTCACCCGCTGCCTCAGAAGCTGCGGTAACCTTTTTCATCCACGCATCATTATTTGTAATAGCACCTGTTGTATAATCACCAAGCGCAACAATGACCGCTCCTGTTAAGGTTGCAACGTCAACAAGGTAATCTACCCCAAGCTGGCGTGCATAAGCCACAGCATCGGCCAAGATCAAACGACCTTCCGCATCTGTATTACGGATTTCAATCGTTTTCCCTGTCATTGCACGAACCACATCACCTGGTTTCAATGAAGAACCATTGATTAGATTTTCAGCTGAAGGAATAACCGCAACAACATTTACATTCGGCTTAAGTTGTCCAATGGATTCCATTGCGCCAAGTACTGCACCTGCGCCACCCATGTCCATCTTCATCTCATGCATACCTGCTGCTGGCTTTAGTGAAATCCCACCTGCATCAAAGGTAATTCCTTTTCCAACGAGACCAATTGCGTTCTCCCATTTATCTGTTCCTTGATACGTTAACACGATGAGCTTGGCAGGTTGATCACTTCCTGCTGTTACTGCAAGTAGTGCCCCCATTCCAAGACGCTTCATATCTTCCTCTTCAAGTACTTCAAGCTTAAAGCCATATTTGTCAGCAAGCTGCTCTGCTTCACCTGCAAGATCAGTTGGTGTTAACAGGTTCGCAGGCGTATTCACAAGCGTTCTCGTATAGTTCGCTCCTGTTGCGTACGCATTTCCTTGTTTGGCAGCCTCAACAAGCTGAACCTCTGATTCTGTGTAGAACGTAATCGATTCAAGCTGTTTATCAGGCTTATTTGACTTTTCTTTATAATCAACGACTTCATATGTACTTAATGCTAAACCTTCACCAAAAAGGAAAGCCAATTCTTCAGTAGAAAGTGAATCGTTAGTAAACGCGTCAAGGCTAATAGCTAGATTTGTTACACGATCAGCTTTTACTTTTTTTCCAATCTTACCAGCAAGCTCTCGAATGTCTTCTTGAGTTAAGTCATCCTTAGATCCTAGACCAAGTGTCAGAATGGTAGGTGTATTTGCTTGCCCAAATGTAAAAAAGGAGCGTAGCTCACCTTTATCTGTAGAAAGCAATCCCTGCTTCTTTAGTTCGTCTAATTGTCCATTAATGATCGAATTTACTGCGGCCGCTCCTGAATCAAGATGACCGTTTTTTGACAGACCCACAACTAGCACGTCATGTGTCGTTTCCTTTGAAAACTGTCCCGCTTGTGTATACAAACAAATCCCTCCTCATTATTACACTAGTATAACATATTTTGCCGAAAAACAGCTTAAATGTATGATGACTATCTTTTTTATCTGTAGGTTGACTATGATATAATAACGGTATTCGCTACGTGAGTTTGTTTCGTTGGAAAGGACGTTATTGATAATATGGAGATCTTTTTGAACTATCCTTTGTGGTCTGCACTTATTGCGATCATTACGGCTCAATTTATTAAAATTCCGCTTGCCTTTATTGCAACTAGAAAACTCAATTTCGAGCTCTTCACAAGTACTGGAGGAATGCCTAGCTCTCACTCCGCCGCAGTGACTGCCTTATCGACTGCCGTGGCCATTGAGCTTGGACTTGATTCACCCGTATTTGCTGCAACAGCCATCCTCGGAATTATTGTTATGTTTGATGCAACAGGAGTAAGACGTCATGCGGGATATCATGCTACTGTCTTAAATCAACTGGTCGCTGACTTTAACAAACTAGTTGATGAAGTAAAAACCTGGCCTAAAAAAGAAGACTCAGACAAACTGAAAGAGCTTCTAGGTCATCAGCCCATCGAAGTGTTCTTCGGTGCCTTGCTTGGGATTTTCTTAACATTAGGTTTGTATAACTGGATTTTTTAAGTCACACTCATTCCAATGAATAAAGCAGATGATTCATTCGCAGAATCATTTGCTTTTGGTGTCTATAACTAAAAAACTGCCTTTGTCATCAACTAGATGACAAAGGCAGTTTTAAGACGTAATAAGCTAGTCTCTATTTTATTATGGATCAATTTGTTCCCTGAATACCTGTACCGCTTCATCCTCATTCATCGCGTCGAGCTCTTCTTGACTTAACGAGCCTGAGCCCTCTTCAACAATAAAGACATCAAGATCTTTTTTGCCCCATCGCTCGTACACATCATCCACCGTTTGGTAATACAGATCAATTTTGTTTCCTTTGATCGCAGAGCCCGTGTCTGCTACCACACCATATCCATATCCCGGAATATATAAAACGGTTCCTATTGGAAAAACGGATGTATCTGCAGCAATGGTTGAAAAAACATCTCGCGTGACGGGTACACCTGAATATGTAATACCGTACGCTGTATCACCAGGAACTTTACCTGTTGATTCGTACCCTGCTGTATAGCCAGTTGCTTCAACGTGATGCGTTGGATACTTAGACCAATCTTCTGATTCATCAAGATCCTTCTCGCCCTGCACGTGTGCCTCTACCCTCTCTGATAGCGTTGCATGTGCAGTCTCATAGCGAGGGATTGTCTTCTCTTGTAAAAACACCTGTTTGTGTTGATACTCACTTGCTTTGTGGGTTACGTCTTTCGCCTTCATAACCTCTGATTGAAACCACGTGTTCACCTGACTCGCTTCTACTCCTGATACAGTTGTGAAGGTTGCCCATATGGCACAAACGAGCATAATGCTCATCACGATTCGAATGGTATTCATTCCTGTATGACGCCGTTTTGGCCTATTCAAGAATATTCACTCCTCTCACAAAACAGCTTCTCCAAAATATAGAAGAAGTATTCATGAGAGAGAGTGGAGCCATTAGAACATTTGGTAGCCTCTAACACGTAACATTTTAATCACAATACCAGCTACAATGGAACCAACCATTCCAAACGTTAAGACGAGATGGTCGACTACTTTTAAGTTAATTAACGCACTTCCTAAGTTTTGTAGCTCAAGAATCGGTTGTGTTAAGTAACTTCCAAACGGACTTTGATTGACAATAATAAGAACAACG comes from the Alkalihalobacillus sp. FSL W8-0930 genome and includes:
- a CDS encoding aminotransferase, which encodes MSPISLNRTSRLSDRVQEIPPSGIRRFFDLASTMENVVSLGVGEPDFTTPWKIREASISSLERGFTSYSANAGVPKLRRAICDYMETRFSVSYDPDTEVLVTVGASEAIDIGMRAILNPGDEVIIVEPTFVSYRSLVSMAGGVPVPIRTGIEDQFKVTPEQIKQAITPRTKALMICFPNNPTGSTIGREDLKQIAKLCEEHNLLVFSDEIYAELSYDEPHVSIAELDGMKDRTILISGFSKSFAMTGWRLGFVMAPPDILAAMLKIHQYTLMCAPTMAQYGAIEALENGMEDVEQMRNSYRQRRNYLVKTFAEIGLSCHSPGGAFYAFPSIQNTGFTSEEFAEKLLLEERVAVVPGHVFGEGGEGYIRCSYATSMEQLQEAMTRMGRFLTKYA
- a CDS encoding Lrp/AsnC family transcriptional regulator, with translation MDQKAIEILQIIESNGRVEIPILAKMVEATEEEVKQYLLQLEKERIILSYSAVIDWTKVRNQEGVTAVIDVKVTPKRGVGFDEVAERIYRFPEVQALYLMSGAYDLSVVIESKTMSESARFVSEKLSTIDSVISTTTHFQLKKYKHDGVVFAEPDQDRRMVVSP
- a CDS encoding YihY/virulence factor BrkB family protein, which translates into the protein MRKREKTFSKQLITKLKTDPIPDWSATLAYYFMLSIFPLIIFLLAIIPFFNLDSNVIEGFIGDYLPEEIGSLFSETIIETVNEPSGGLLSFGILATIWSASNGLNALIRAINRSYDLEETRNFVKMRLLSILLTIGMIVTIVITLIMPVFGNVIINFLETYLAMPNSTASLLNFLRYPIGIIFMILLVTLIYWIAPNVRLKVKDVLIGAIVATIGWQLVSFFFSLYISNFANYSATYGSLGGVIILMLWFFITGIMLVLGGQINAVIYQRKRFV
- a CDS encoding YuiB family protein; this translates as MNIPQLVISMLIFLVMFFGIGFLLNMLLRSTWLMAFIYPLVVLIIVNQSPFGSYLTQPILELQNLGSALINLKVVDHLVLTFGMVGSIVAGIVIKMLRVRGYQMF
- a CDS encoding S-ribosylhomocysteine lyase, translating into MPTVESFELDHTIVSAPFVRPCGTIKVGSDGEVRKFDIRFIQPNKGAMKPDVIHTMEHLLALNIRRFAEPHNHFDVVDLSPMGCQTGFYLIMHGTPTVDDIIDVLEETMKYSIEIDEVPAATEKQCGQAKLHDLVGAKKLMKYWLSQDKATLREIY
- a CDS encoding leucyl aminopeptidase — protein: MYTQAGQFSKETTHDVLVVGLSKNGHLDSGAAAVNSIINGQLDELKKQGLLSTDKGELRSFFTFGQANTPTILTLGLGSKDDLTQEDIRELAGKIGKKVKADRVTNLAISLDAFTNDSLSTEELAFLFGEGLALSTYEVVDYKEKSNKPDKQLESITFYTESEVQLVEAAKQGNAYATGANYTRTLVNTPANLLTPTDLAGEAEQLADKYGFKLEVLEEEDMKRLGMGALLAVTAGSDQPAKLIVLTYQGTDKWENAIGLVGKGITFDAGGISLKPAAGMHEMKMDMGGAGAVLGAMESIGQLKPNVNVVAVIPSAENLINGSSLKPGDVVRAMTGKTIEIRNTDAEGRLILADAVAYARQLGVDYLVDVATLTGAVIVALGDYTTGAITNNDAWMKKVTAASEAAGEWIWQLPNHKPYKKMLATSNVADLNNAPGRAGGSITAGLFIGEFVENTPWVHLDIAGTAWQDKATANGPAGATGAMARTLTRLVVSHS
- a CDS encoding HU family DNA-binding protein, with amino-acid sequence MNKSELIQAVAERSELTKKDAGSAIQAAFDIISETLEKGETVQLIGFGNFEVRERAARKGRNPQTGEEISIAATKTPAFKAGKQLKDAVK
- a CDS encoding divergent PAP2 family protein, with amino-acid sequence MEIFLNYPLWSALIAIITAQFIKIPLAFIATRKLNFELFTSTGGMPSSHSAAVTALSTAVAIELGLDSPVFAATAILGIIVMFDATGVRRHAGYHATVLNQLVADFNKLVDEVKTWPKKEDSDKLKELLGHQPIEVFFGALLGIFLTLGLYNWIF
- the yugI gene encoding S1 domain-containing post-transcriptional regulator GSP13, giving the protein MANYEVGSIIEGKITGIKPFGAFVAIDEQKQGLVHISEVAHGFVKDINDVLTVGDEVKVKVISVDENSGKISLSIRATQEAPARPASKPRPSGGGGNFGGGSRKPQQQQQKQQGFNTLEDKLKEWLKQSNEIQADLNKRAKK
- the thiM gene encoding hydroxyethylthiazole kinase, translated to MLQKVKQDNPLIHCMTNMVVTTYTANGLLALGASPVMAYAKEEVGDMARVAGALLLNIGTPSNELIDAMIIAGKAANQAGKPVVLDPVGAGATPYRTEICQRILTEVDVTIVRGNAGELSALVGAEGVVKGVDGSSDGDKEAIAKQVATSFSCIAVLTGEVDVITDGTETFMVSNGHQWLTKVVGTGCLLGGVVAAFAATADKSDYTKACAHAVSYYGVAAEKAFDRASEDGYGSFGQTFIDQLGLVSGEEALNLQRIETKK
- a CDS encoding 3D domain-containing protein, producing MNRPKRRHTGMNTIRIVMSIMLVCAIWATFTTVSGVEASQVNTWFQSEVMKAKDVTHKASEYQHKQVFLQEKTIPRYETAHATLSERVEAHVQGEKDLDESEDWSKYPTHHVEATGYTAGYESTGKVPGDTAYGITYSGVPVTRDVFSTIAADTSVFPIGTVLYIPGYGYGVVADTGSAIKGNKIDLYYQTVDDVYERWGKKDLDVFIVEEGSGSLSQEELDAMNEDEAVQVFREQIDP
- a CDS encoding DEAD/DEAH box helicase codes for the protein MSTRFTFQDLPDFLQQSLKDMNITEPTDIQEKMIPEAMDGQSLIARSQTGTGKTMAYLLPILSKLDPSKKAIQGIILAPTQELAMQIVGVAKQLIGDEPFDIGAFIGGANVNRQIEKLKKQKPHLVVGTPGRLLELMQMKKLKVNDVATVTVDEADRMLAEKSSWDAVSEISKRIGRDKQFLFVSATIPENLTEKTALFAPFTVQIEASGELVNNENVTHMYLECEARDKIDTVRKLVHAEEIEKGIVFVNQLERLAETTEKLKYRGIKAAALSSDHTKQERENVLREFRQGDLHILVATDLAARGLDVEDVTHIIQLDAPAEADSYLHRAGRTGRVGKAGQVITLLEKHQGYKIGQLERDLKLTPEKVFLRKGRLEKDLKV
- a CDS encoding isochorismatase family cysteine hydrolase; the encoded protein is MPNILFYHSFRSFITMEVLPIEKTSKSKNKTALVIIDMINAMDFEDADQLYEHALPCAKQIADLKRRTKDAGIPTIYVNDNYGRWQSDFKEIVGFIIDEDKKGRPITELLKPADEDYFVLKPKFSGFFATPLHLLLEHLMVETVILTGVAGNMCVHFTANDAYMRDYKIYVPEDCTASNTTSANEEAMHLIRDVLKSSITPSSRLTFKGNTTDDIVEEDES